From Theileria annulata chromosome 1, complete sequence, *** SEQUENCING IN PROGRESS ***, one genomic window encodes:
- a CDS encoding myosin, putative (Tap821d03.p1c.cand.77 - score = 102.13;~SMART pfam:Myosin_N (PF02736) at aa 38-81, E()=1.10e-03; MYSc (SM00242) at aa 84-802, E()=2.64e-186; 4 IQ (SM00015) domains, at aa 875-897, E()=6.16e-02; 940-962, E()=3.35e-03; 969-991, E()=3.68e+00; 995-1017, E()=8.00e-01) — translation MAMRPSSPIGATRLVNKQKGEHFRKQESKVQNLDYLGGNTVWVKVDTDELFVESTVKSVEGEQLRVNCKGEELLVNLKDCLNSLPDFDSLKVNDLSKIPHANSAVVLKILRERFNQDVIYTYAGKLLVALNPFKKIPNLYDDNVIETYKKADTTLGFPTDLEPHTYAVGQCAINGLFNDNKNQSCIVSGESGAGKTETAKQLMNFFAYSRTNLNTSTSVQDIILGSNALLESFGNAKTINNNNSSRFGKFLKLNLLPTGGIVGGEMSSYMLEICRVEFQNENERNFHLFYQILKGLKKEELQQYSFMDLKDYNYLNQSNCYEAPGIDDVSDFSNVLVQLKKLFTPERLNNFFEIISGILLCGNVDFVEESRMGVDSAAKLSNPSLFRKLTELLGLDYDLAEKAMIEKVIKIQDNMIESPVTSKVAQVNVRALSKDLYGFLFQYIIQLINQFTTGKSDESNSYDKESYVGILDIYGFEYFKHNTYEQLLINFANEKLQKYFINNVFTSELALYEREKIDATSIVYSDNSVILEIFEKKNCGIFPFLYEQCSMESGTSDAFTRSCNTRIKNENFIPPKGNVNEFTIVHTACKVVYNTEEFITKNKHSLSEVVVALLLNSTNELLKDMVIHSMALEASMECSPTNQTPGRTSRTTRSSTKLFVGNKFLKSINELVKCLEETNSHFIRCVKTNQVKQPGVFDVKGVYGQLNSLSILEAVQIIHKGYAYKSSFANFINDNQFVYNILIGGKSSDEDDTGTEDREKEKENAVNMLKLLEIPENEYQVGLTMIFLKKNGWMLLEQSHLKFSQLLAPLSKLLNAYYQSYVNRKSYQKKLQMVKRVQSLARKFTLMGDKYKKLKLVNEFIGFVVVSNWLNFDQRVHTSALIIQSNYRMLVQRRKYLREIEELRLLHKKRVIRKRLGKFKTYVWYSVFCLYLQKVYRIYQLNKAATRIQAMWRMHQCVSNYNHIRYSYLKDYAATVVQKNVRCYLQVKNYEFIRYAIPSVVLIQSYFRGWLVRKFVDSKVNVLKSIRNRLALYSKLYVLQNTIRSILSTHRFKLLKQDLSTLQG, via the exons atggcAATGAGACCTAGTAGTCCAATTGGTGCTACCAGATTAGTGAATAAACAAAAGGGAGAACATTTTAGGAAACAAGAATCAAAGGTACAGAACCTAGATTATCTTGGAGGAAATACAGTGTGGGTGAAAGTCGATACAGATGAATTGTTTGTTGAATCCACAGTAAAATCAGTAGAGGGAGAACAACTAAGAGTGAATTGCAAAGGAGAAGAATTACTGGTAAATCTAAAAGATTGCCTTAACAGTTTGCCAGATTTTGATTCATTAAAAGTTAATGATCTGTCAAAAATCCCACACGCAAATAGCGCAGTAGTGTTGAAGATCTTGAGGGAACGGTTTAATCAAGATGTGATatat acGTACGCCGGTAAATTGCTAGTGGCATTGAACccatttaaaaaaatccCAAACTTGTACGATGATAATGTAATTGAGACCTATAAAAAGGCAGATACGACACTAGGATTCCCAACTGATTTAGAACCACATACCTATGCAGTTGGACAGTGCGCAATAAATGGATTGTTCAACGATAACAAAAATCAGTCATGTATAGTTAGCGGAGAATCTGGAGCAGGGAAGACAGAAACCGCAAAACAATTGATGAATTTTTTTGCCTATTCTAGAACGAATTTAAATACAA GCACGTCAGTCCAGGATATTATACTCGGTAGTAACGCACTTTTGGAGTCGTTTGGAAATGCAAAGactattaataataacaatagTAGCAGATTTGGGAAATTCCTAAAGCTAAATTTGCTTCCAACAGGAGGAATAGTAGGAGGAGAGATGAGCAGTTATATGCTTGAAATATGCAGAGTTGAATTCCAGAACGAAAATGAAAGAAACTTCCATTTATTCTACCAAATCCTAAAAGGACTTAAGAAAGAGGAACTACAACAATACTCATTTATGGATCTTAAGgattataattatttgaacCAGAGTAATTGTTACGAAGCACCTGGAATAGATGACGTTTCAGACTTCTCGAACGTATTGGTCCAGCTTAAAAAGCTGTTCACACCAGAGAGacttaataattttttcgAGATAATCTCGGGAATCCTACTTTGCGGGAACGTTGATTTCGTAGAAGAATCAAGAATGGGAGTGGACTCAGCGGCTAAGTTATCAAACCCATCACTATTTAGAAAGTTAACAGAATTGTTGGGTTTGGATTATGATTTGGCAGAGAAGGCGATGATTGAAAAGGTTATCAAGATACAAGATAACATGATCGAGTCGCCAGTAACGTCAAAAGTAGCACAAGTAAACGTCAGAGCACTCTCTAAAGATTTATACGGCTTTTTATTTcagtatataatacaattaataaatcagTTCACAACTGGAAAGTCAGACGAGTCAAATTCATATGACAAAGAGTCTTACGTGGGAATTTTGGATATTTACGgatttgaatattttaaacacAACACATACGAACAGCTGTTAATAAACTTTGCAAACGAAAAACTGCAAAAGTATTTTATAAACAATGTGTTCACTAGTGAATTGGCCTTGTATGAGAGAGAAAAAATAGACGCAACGTCAATAGTCTATAGCGATAACTCTGTAATACTGGAAATTTTCGAGAAAAAAAATTGTGGAATCTTCCCGTTTTTATACGAGCAGTGTTCAATGGAGTCTGGAACGTCAGACGCGTTCACAAGAAGCTGTAACACCAGAATAAAAAACGAAAACTTTATACCGCCGAAAGGAAACGTGAATGAATTCACAATAGTACACACAGCATGTAAAGTAGTATATAATACTGAGGAGTTCATAACAAAAAATAAGCATTCGTTATCTGAAGTTGTGGTAGCTTTGTTGTTAAATAGCACAAACGAGTTGTTGAAGGATATGGTTATACATTCGATGGCTTTGGAGGCGAGTATGGAGTGTAGTCCAACGAATCAAACACCAGGTAGAACTAGTAGAACAACCAGATCTAGCACAAAGTTATTTGTTGGAAACAAGTTTTTGAAGAGTATAAATGAACTGGTCAAATGTCTGGAGGAAACCAACTCTCACTTTATAAGGTGTGTTAAAACCAATCAAGTAAAACAGCCAGGAGTCTTTGATGTTAAGGGAGTTTATGGGCAACTAAACTCACTTAGTATATTGGAAGCCGTACAAATAATACACAAAGGTTATGCATACAAGTCGTCATTTGcaaatttcattaatgATAACCAATTTGTATATAACATACTAATAGGTGGAAAATCATCTGATGAAGATGATACTGGAACTGAAGATAGAGAGAAGGAGAAGGAAAATGCAGTAAAcatgttaaaattactgGAAATACCAGAAAACGAATATCAAGTAGGATTAACGATGATTTTCTTGAAGAAAAACGGATGGATGTTATTAGAACAGTCACACTTAAAGTTTTCACAGCTGTTAGCTCCACTGTCGAAATTGCTCAATGCGTACTATCAGTCGTATGTTAATAGGAAATCGTACCAAAAGAAATTGCAAATGGTAAAGAGAGTACAAAGCTTAGCAAGGAAATTCACTTTAATGGGTGAtaagtataaaaaattaaaactgGTAAATGAATTCATCGGTTTTGTAGTAGTGTCAAACTGGCTTAACTTTGATCAGAGGGTTCATACCTCAGcattaataattcaatCGAACTACAGAATGTTGGTCCAGAGAAGAAAATATTTGAGAGAAATAGAAGAACTCCGCCTACTTCACAAAAAAAGAGTTATAAGGAAAAGATTGGGAAAATTTAAGACTTATGTATGGTATTCAGTCTTTTGTTTGTATTTACAGAAGGTATATAGGATATACCAACTTAACAAAGCAGCAACAAGGATCCAAGCAATGTGGAGGATGCACCAGTGTGTGTCAAATTACAACCATATCCGTTACAGTTATTTGAAGGATTATGCAGCAACAGTGGTTCAAAAGAACGTGCGCTGTTATCTCCAAGTTAAAAACtatgaatttattagataTGCCATTCCAAGCGTGGTCTTGATAcag AGCTATTTTAGAGGATGGCTGGTCAGAAAGTTTGTTGACTCCAAAGTTAATGTACTAAAATCAATAAGAAATAGACTGGCtttatattctaaattGTATGTTCTCCAAAACACAATAAGGTCAATATTATCAACACACCGCTTCAAGTTATTGAAGCAAGATTTGTCAACATTACAGGGGTAA
- a CDS encoding uncharacterized protein (Tap821d03.p1c.C.cand.35 - score = 22.72), whose product MAYYVAHDRVFINNNKRSTGLNPIKTTNSLGLNKNFFQQNFRPTSLHAIKHDSNYLLGSSIVNLNFVNNVSNPNRGFEGCRNIPITKKSFCQGVNLNDSKYPSAINHYPLLPNVSNHEHMYPFENYTYYKPLPEYCPHTPKNNLNFGDRIISMGTTDSIEFKQCDDSNDSQDPIITRNYLSNLQNDQNNEVNEEIPDDSPLRENNHDFKCVSDSRINERKSKLDEYLEKSKTLKDKTDNSHKTVKITSGKPTYEFVAKYPDPVEKELERWHNSHNSTLKWERIRHGLYSVGGSIVRLVKVNGSLFVEGHGFKKYKGQLGIQKFVEEKESRLLRE is encoded by the exons ATGGCCTATTATGTAGCTCATGATAGAGTttttattaacaataaCAAGAGATCAACTGGCTTGAATCCCATAAAAACCACCAATTCGTTGGGATTAAATAAGAATTTTTTTCAACAGAATTTTAGACCAACCAGTTTGCATGCTATTAAACATGATTCCAATTACCTGTTAGGTTCTTCAATTGTTAACTTGAACTTTGTCAACAATGTATCCAATCCTAATAGAG gCTTTGAAGGTTGTCGTAACATTCCTATTACGAAAAAGTCTTTCTGCCAAGGAGtcaatttaaatgattCCAAGTATCCTTCTGCGATTAACCATTATCCTCTCTTACCAAATGTTAGTAATCATGAACATATGTACCCCTTTGAAAACTATACTTATTACAAGCCCCTTCCCGAATATTGCCCTCATACACCAAAGAACAATCTAAATTTTGGTGACAGGATAATAAGTATGGGAACCACCGATTCCATAGAGTTCAAACAATGCGATGATAGTAATGATTCCCAAGATCCCATAATAAcaagaaattatttatcaaatttacaaaatgaTCAAAACAACGAAGTTAACGAAGAAATTCCTGACGATTCTCCTCTGAGGGAAAACAACCACGATTTCAAATGTGTGAGTGACTCCAGGATCAATGAACGAAAAAGCAAATTGGATGAGTACTTGGAAAAATCCAAAACACTAAAGGATAAGACTGATAATTCTCACAAAACTGTTAAAATAACTTCTGGAAAACCTACATACGAGTTTGTTGCCAAGTATCCGGACCCTGTGGAGAAAGAGCTGGAGAGGTGGCACAACTCTCACAATTCAACACTAAAATGGGAGAGGATCAGACATGGATTGTATTCGGTTGGAGGATCAATAGTACGGCTAGTAAAAGTGAATGGAAGTTTGTTTGTAGAAGGTCAtggatttaaaaaatacaagGGACAATTGGGGATCCAAAAATTTGTGGAGGAAAAGGAATCCAGGCTACTAAGGGAATGA
- a CDS encoding uncharacterized protein (Tap821d03.p1c.C.cand.36 - score = 35.90;~SMART STYKc (SM00221) at aa 263-485, E()=1.98e+00) has protein sequence MTEVPYNTAVEEFLSSNRSDISKDGIVAEGQDSTILSDSLTFLSDYNLHDHNSLNDLDLTLGHYDPEFTNLIDSDLFNQLVNEDNGRINRRFSWPCVYSDDYDLYLDSNNSNNALTDHRETKARTTLSRFRSLDGVKSFSILRRNTWGSLMYRFRKFCIEHNRNNLVGKSRGSSLDSNSSLSGSSDLNTKSLENILNLKNDVVQYAIFKPANLNINNREFMNGFVKNKEEKDDIVTVVKSLSNKRVSTYGLTRIIKCTSRQEYEVLDHNTGNYFLLKLTNNLNTFNIYKTLFDNPHPNFVEVIQLLTNSDFNSTNDNQSPQNQDSIYYILLNTCNHMRLSDYHINTLPSLIDFKVLRNIIKGLLNFVLYLHSKSLVLSKLSMKSVILCNSSSNGLENGINEDVRPKVLDLEDVRECEGKNDIKHDLWIIGNLLFNFIEGKQSDENYSFKSNLWTLCPKMFDFCIIALGKRSSFNSALEALIHPWFTS, from the coding sequence atgacAGAGGTACCATACAATACAGCCGTCGAAGAATTCCTTTCTTCCAATCGCTCAGATATCTCAAAGGATGGAATAGTAGCAGAAGGACAAGATTCAACCATTTTGTCAGATTCATTGACGTTTTTGTCAGATTACAACCTGCATGATCATAACTCACTAAATGATCTAGATTTAACACTCGGACATTATGATCCAGAATTcacaaatttaatagattCGGATCTCTTTAATCAGCTGGTTAATGAAGATAATGGGAGAATAAATAGACGCTTTTCATGGCCCTGCGTGTATTCAGACGATTATGATCTATACCTTGATTCAAATAACTCCAATAATGCCCTGACAGACCACCGTGAAACAAAGGCCAGAACGACCCTTAGCAGGTTTAGAAGTCTGGATGGAGTAAAGTCTTTCAGCATTTTGAGGAGAAATACTTGGGGAAGCTTGATGTATAGATTCAGGAAGTTTTGCATAGAACACAATAGAAACAATTTAGTTGGGAAGTCAAGAGGGTCATCACTAGATTCAAATTCTTCACTTTCAGGCTCTTCAGATTTAAACACAAAATCACTAgaaaacattttaaaccTGAAAAACGACGTCGTACAGTACGCAATTTTTAAACCAGCAAACCTGAACATTAATAACCGTGAATTTATGAACGGGTTTGTCAAGAACAAAGAGGAAAAGGATGATATTGTAACAGTGGTAAAGAGCTTAAGTAATAAGAGAGTGTCAACATACGGCTTGACCAGGATAATCAAGTGTACCTCTAGGCAGGAGTATGAAGTACTAGATCACAATACAGGGAATTACTTCCTCCTTAAGCTCACGAATAACctaaatacatttaatatttataaaacaCTCTTCGACAACCCTCACCCAAACTTTGTAGAAGTTATTCAGTTATTGACTAACTCAGATTTTAATTCCACAAATGATAATCAAAGTCCACAAAATCAGGATTCTATTTATTACATACTGTTGAATACCTGCAACCACATGAGACTGAGCGATTACCACATTAATACACTCCCGAGCCTGAtagattttaaagttttaaGGAACATAATTAAAGGTCTGCTGAATTTTGTGCTTTATTTACATTCAAAGTCACTGGTCCTAAGCAAACTGTCAATGAAATCAGTGATATTGTGCAACTCGTCATCAAATGGGTTGGAAAACGGAATAAATGAAGATGTCCGACCAAAAGTGTTGGATTTAGAAGATGTTAGGGAATGCGAAGGCAAGAATGACATCAAACACGACCTGTGGATAATAGGAAACTTGTTGTTCAACTTCATAGAAGGAAAACAATCAGatgaaaattattcattcaAGTCAAACCTGTGGACCCTGTGTCCAAAAATGTTCGATTTCTGCATAATCGCATTAGGAAAAAGATCATCATTCAATTCTGCTCTCGAGGCACTGATACACCCGTGGTTTACATCATGA
- a CDS encoding ADP-ribosylation factor (ARF) GTP-ase activating protein, putative (Tap821d03.p1c.C.cand.37 - score = 41.33;~SMART ArfGap (SM00105) at aa 21-141, E()=1.03e-21): MDWILSLKVDQRGFVSEADREEFFRRQFRIPENTTCFECGFSNPKWLSLSFAIYLCLNCSGRHRQLGSHISFVRSVDMDRFMRDQLIRLHVGGNQKFNAYLSSENLLQKPTDYDNSKVLSYSYTLDDEVAKARGEKVPEDESPTKEDESPNLDPEQMQNLLQSDQYSFADLEKLINELSLQSSLKDDAEKFADLKNLDFSDLGNLEIPSFDPSVSSSAKAPEQGNTSDNFDFSKFDPSNFDPANFNFENFSEFASNVQIPNTLDTNDAFLNMDFPNEVPSTSSFNQVPNSNLGTNKSSGSRRKRSANNKFSSKADDFDFETFEKENNLESAFPGPSLHGDGDVVGDDPLASFVSPQSASPNQSSSFPFSKSPPLSSTMPSTIPFPGGTQNPLQSTPLTVGGTSPLDGSVPNAFLNNEFLQAVNSQSPPDLSKFEGKSSISSDAFFGANNPQGFSPTQFNPETMAFSSDEYFGKPRPPNLHYVPTIEEQALQNLNELRENLVNAISKGGALLEKAKQWLNTNQF; the protein is encoded by the coding sequence atggATTGGATTCTTAGTTTGAAGGTGGATCAGAGAGGATTCGTCTCGGAAGCTGACAGAGAGGAATTTTTCAGACGACAGTTCAGAATACCAGAAAATACAACATGTTTTGAGTGTGGATTTTCAAACCCGAAATGGTTATCATTGTCATTTGCAATTTATTTGTGTTTAAACTGCTCCGGAAGGCACAGACAACTAGGCTCACATATATCTTTTGTTAGGTCTGTAGATATGGATAGATTCATGAGGGATCAGCTGATAAGATTACATGTAGGAGGAAACCAGAAATTCAACGCATACTTAAGTTCAGAAAATTTGTTACAAAAACCCACAGATTATGATAACTCTAAGGTTTTGTCATACTCATACACTCTAGATGACGAAGTCGCTAAAGCTCGAGGTGAAAAAGTACCAGAAGACGAATCTCCAACAAAAGAAGATGAATCGCCAAATTTAGATCCTGAACAAATGCAAAATCTTCTTCAATCGGATCAATACTCATTTGCTGATTTGGAAAAGCTAATTAATGAGCTAAGTCTTCAGAGCTCACTTAAAGATGACGCTGAGAAGTTTGCCGACCTAAAGAATCTTGATTTCAGTGATCTGGGTAATTTAGAAATACCTTCGTTTGACCCTAGTGTTTCTAGCTCAGCTAAAGCGCCTGAACAAGGAAATACAAGTGATAACTTTGACTTTAGCAAGTTCGATCCATCAAATTTTGATCCGGctaatttcaattttgaaaatttcTCAGAATTTGCATCTAATGTTCAAATTCCAAACACCTTAGATACTAATGACGCTTTCTTGAACATGGACTTCCCAAACGAAGTGCCATCCACAAGCTCTTTTAACCAAGTTCCAAACAGTAATTTAGGAACTAATAAGAGTTCTGGCTCCAGGAGAAAAAGGTCCGCAAATAACAAGTTCTCATCGAAGGCTGATGATTTCGATTTCGAAACCTTCGAAAAGGAAAATAACCTTGAATCTGCATTTCCCGGTCCCTCACTTCATGGAGATGGAGATGTAGTTGGAGATGATCCTTTAGCCTCTTTTGTTTCTCCTCAATCAGCTTCTCCCAACCAATCAAGTTCATTTCCTTTCTCAAAGTCACCTCCTCTTTCATCTACTATGCCTTCAACTATACCATTTCCAGGTGGTACTCAGAATCCATTACAATCCACTCCTCTGACAGTAGGTGGCACCAGTCCTTTGGATGGCAGTGTTCCTAACGCCTTTTTAAACAATGAATTTTTACAAGCTGTCAACTCACAAAGTCCCCCTGATTTATCAAAGTTTGAAGGGAAATCTTCAATTTCATCAGACGCCTTCTTCGGCGCCAATAATCCTCAGGGTTTCTCTCCCACCCAGTTCAATCCCGAAACTATGGCTTTTAGCTCAGACGAATATTTCGGCAAACCCAGACCTCCAAACCTTCATTATGTTCCAACCATAGAGGAACAAGCTCTTCAGAATTTGAATGAGCTTAGAGAAAATTTAGTGAACGCCATCAGTAAGGGCGGAGCACTATTGGAGAAGGCAAAGCAGTGGCTCAACACCAACCAGTTTTAg
- a CDS encoding cyclophilin, putative (Tap821d03.p1c.cand.76 - score = 17.95;~SMART pfam:pro_isomerase (PF00160) at aa 27-205, E()=1.10e-60), with the protein MSDDKNERLLGGPPYLSHLLTNPENPVVFMDISLGSQFLGRLKIELFADKVPKTCENFRKFCTGEHKQNMVPVGYKGTKFSKVIKDYMVQVPMIICIECLQGGDFVKGDGTGCISIYGSCFDDENFTVKHDKLGVVSMSNTGPNTNGCQFFFITKECDWLDGKNVAFGTLIDDESRLVLQKMQNVSVGENYAPKLNLLVTECGQL; encoded by the exons ATGTCAGATGACAAGAACGAACGCCTTCTAGGAGGGCCACCTTATCTTTCACATCTTTTAACTAACCCTGAAAACCCAGTTGTTTTTATGGACATTTCATTAGGATCGCAATTTTTAG gaaGACTTAAAATAGAACTTTTCGCAGACAAGGTCCCGAAAACCTGTGAAAACTTTAGAAAGTTCTGCACAGGCGAACACAAACAGAACATGGTTCCAGTTGGATACAAGGgaacaaaattttcaaaGGTTATTAAAGACTATATGGTACAGGTACCGATGATAATATGTATAGAATGTTTACAGGGTGGAGATTTTGTGAAAGGGGATGGCACAGGGTGTATTTCTATATACGGGTCCTGTTTTGACGACGAAAATTTCACTGTAAAACACGACAAACTGGGAGTTGTTAGCATGAGTAACACGGGACCTAACACTAATGGGTGCCAGTTCTTTTTTATAACCAAGGAGTGCGACTGGCTTGACGGGAAAAACGTGGCTTTTGGAACCCTAATAGACGACGAGTCGAGGCTTGTATTGCAAAAAATGCAAAACGTGTCAGTGGGCGAAAACTACGCCCCTAAACTCAATTTATTAGTAACTGAATGCGGCCAGctgtaa
- a CDS encoding tRNA pseudouridine synthase, putative (Tap821d03.p1c.cand.75 - score = 78.60;~SMART 2 pfam:PseudoU_synth1 (PF01416) domains at aa 73-226, E()=5.10e-09 and at 302-408, 3.70e-07), with protein sequence MNKRDRKRNRNEARSKFRKLWKEREQFLKNKVPHEDGIIDDDSSNLKDSEHIDKLNQNLGVKRVHAPKTKYVIAFGYLGTGYHGYQKQVEYKTGEMDKVKTVEGTLENCLFRIGAINEAFRNMTHKLQMSKCSRTDKGVHAACTYLGGRFNIEMEDVPEDHVPQVNNHSEINNSSKPDTSDNVELQSDGKLSKEEKFVQRLNAALPEDIRCFKIQRVTKGFDARSLCSKRKYEYIIPEWLLSKKFVLPNEEHEKHFRNLEVIFEENTKTKDIIKLSKLNDTLYEVKGGFEETEIEHSRLYEILKLYQGTHNFHNFTVKQKEEINNTSRFIHKISIKSHKIQELEVVKILIVGQSFLYNQIRKMISLALQVYLGIAPKNSVEFSLNKSHFLNINLVPSEGLILHHPYFDSYNMNRCNPPEVPYIEYKDVKTKVEGFKNKYIYPEVKKSMESDLWEGWLENILKYPFYLENNFVPDGESE encoded by the exons ATGAATAAAAGAGATCGCAAACGAAATAGAAATGAAGCTAGAtcaaaatttagaaaactTTGGAAGGAAAGAgaacaatttttaaaaaataaagttcCACATGAAGATGGAATAATCGACGATGATTCCTCTAACCTGAAAGATTCCGAACATATTGACAAATTAAACCAAAATCTAGGAGTAAAAAGAGTCCATGCTCCTAAAACTAAATATGTTATCGCATTTGG GTATTTGGGCACTGGATACCACGGATATCAGAAACAAGTCGAGTACAAAACTGGAGAAATGGATAAGGTTAAAACTGTAGAAGGAACCCTTGAAAATTGTTTGTTTCGTATTGGTGCCATTAATGAAGCCTTTAGAAATATGACACATAAGCTACAAATGTCTAAATGTTCTAGAACCGACAAGGGAGTTCATGCAGCTTGCACATACCTTGGTGGTCGTTTCAATATAGAAATGGAAGATGTTCCAGAGGATCATGTACCGCAAGTCAACAATCACTCggaaataaataattctagTAAACCCGATACTAGTGATAATGTTGAATTACAAAGTGACGGAAAATTGTCAAAAGAAGAGAAGTTTGTTCAAAGACTAAACGCAGCTTTACCTGAAGATATACGTTGTTTCAAAATCCAAAGAGTTACAAAGGGATTTGATGcaag GTCATTGTGCTCAAAGAGGAAGTACGAATACATTATTCCAGAATGGTTACTTTCGAAGAAATTTGTATTACCAAACGAAGAGCATGAGAAGcattttagaaatttagAAGTGATTTTTGAAGAAAATACTAAAACTAAagatataattaaattaagtaaatTAAACGATACACTTTATGAAGTCAAGGGAGGTTTTGAGGAAACTGAAATTGAACATAGCAGACTTTACGAGATACTAAAATTGTATCAAGGAACCCACAACTTTCACAACTTTACAGTTAAGCAAAAGGAGGAAATTAACAACACTTCTAGGTttatacataaaattagtatcAAATCCCATAAGATACAAGAACTTGAAGTAGTTAAGATTCTAATTGTTGGACAGTCGTTTCTGTACAACCAAATTAGGAAGATGATTTCTCTGGCATTACAGGTTTATTTAGGGATTGCACCCAAAAATTCGGTAGAGTTCTCGCTAAACAAGTCccattttttaaacattaaCTTGGTCCCTTCAGAAGGATTAATACTTCATCAT CCATACTTTGACTCGTACAATATGAATCGCTGTAATCCACCTGAGGTTCCCTATATTGAATATAAGGACGTTAAAACCAAGGTGGAAGGGTTTAAgaacaaatatatataccCTGAGGTTAAAAAATCAATGGAATCTGACTT GTGGGAAGGATGGCTTGAAAATATTCTCAAGTATCCCTTCTATTTGGAAAACAATTTTGTACCCGATGGGGAATCAGAGtag
- a CDS encoding uncharacterized protein (Tap821d03.p1c.cand.75 - score = 78.60;~SMART pfam:ATP-bind (PF03029) at aa 1-242, E()=8.10e-66), translating into MAGSGKTCYVRKLVDVLKSNRKKVYVINLDPAVTKIHYKANIDIRDSINYRQIMKKYNLGPNGAIMTSLNIFVTRWFTDKLNELRFDKILELLDKRSEVVDYIILDTPGQIEVFNWSASGTIILGSISINLSFLESLSSSFPTMVNYLIDTTRSQNPITFMTNMIYACSVMYKCQLPFVASFNKIGNQTRGFIYGYFLDVNRHEVCLDWMSDYEKFYEAVTHDETYMASLSRSCALMLNEFYMNIKCCGISCMTGEGFEEHVKLLDECVDEYNR; encoded by the exons ATGGCTGGAAGCGGCAAAACATGCTATGTTAGGAAGCTAGTAGATGTGCTAAAAAGTAATAGAAAGAAGGTTTATGTGATCAACTTGGACCCAGCA GTTACAAAGATTCATTATAAGGCTAACATAG ATATCAGGGATTCAATAAACTATAGacaaattatgaaaaaatataatttgggACCAAATGGAGCAATAATGACATCATTAAACATATTTGTAACAAGGTGGTTTACTGACAAATTAAACGAGCTTAGATTTGATAAGATTCTCGAACTGCTGGATAAACGCTCAGAAGTGGTTGATTACATAATATTAGATACTCCTGGGCAAATAGAAGTGTTCAATTGGTCAGCAAGTGGAACAATTATACTAGGTAGTATTTCAATCAATTTATCTTTCTTAGAGTCattatcttcatcattTCCAACAATGGTTAATTACTTAATTGATACCACTAGATCACAAAACCCGATCACGTTCATGACTAATATGATCTACGCCTGCAG TGTCATGTACAAATGCCAACTCCCATTTGTAGCCTCATTCAACAAGATAGGTAATCAGACCCGTGGTTTCATTTATGGTTATTTTTTAGACGTTAATAGGCATGAAGTGTGCCTAGACTGGATGAGTGACTACGAAAAATTCTACGAGGCAGTAACACATGACGAAACATACATGGCCAG CTTAAGCAGATCATGCGCCCTAATGCTAAACGAATTCTATATGAACATTAAG TGTTGTGGCATAAGCTGTATGACTGGCGAAGGTTTTGAAGAACACgtcaaattattagatgAATGTGTGGACGAATATAACAGGTAA